One bacterium genomic region harbors:
- a CDS encoding co-chaperone GroES has product MANVPLQPMDERVLVKPIEQEEKKFGSIIIPDTVKEKPTMAVVVALGFDVEKENEKKAKLSDIVKIGDKVLHSKYGGTEIEWEGEKYLILSRTDILALVK; this is encoded by the coding sequence ATGGCAAACGTACCGCTGCAACCGATGGACGAGCGCGTGCTTGTGAAGCCCATCGAGCAGGAAGAAAAGAAGTTCGGCAGCATCATCATCCCGGACACCGTCAAAGAGAAGCCGACGATGGCAGTCGTCGTCGCCTTGGGATTCGATGTCGAAAAGGAAAATGAGAAGAAAGCGAAGCTTTCCGACATCGTCAAGATTGGCGACAAAGTACTGCACTCGAAGTACGGCGGAACCGAAATCGAATGGGAAGGCGAGAAGTATCTGATCCTTTCCCGAACCGACATTCTGGCACTTGTCAAGTAA
- the groL gene encoding chaperonin GroEL (60 kDa chaperone family; promotes refolding of misfolded polypeptides especially under stressful conditions; forms two stacked rings of heptamers to form a barrel-shaped 14mer; ends can be capped by GroES; misfolded proteins enter the barrel where they are refolded when GroES binds), whose protein sequence is MAAKIITYELEARSALKRGVDALANAVKTTLGPRGRNVVIEKKFGAPTVTKDGVTVAKEVELEDGLENMGAQMVREVASKTSDVAGDGTTTATVLAQQIYAEGLKAVTAGMNPVDLKRGIDDAVKEVVAELKKMSKPVGGKKEIAQVGTISANNDEEIGELIADAMDKVGKDGVITVEEAKGIDTTLDVVEGMQFDRGYISPYFVTNPDEMEAALEDPMILIYDKKISNMKDLLPVLEKVAQQGRALIIISEDVEGEALATLVVNKLRGTLRVAAIKAPGFGDRRKAMLEDIAVLTGGRVISEEAGFKLENALLTDLGKAKKVVIDKDNTTIIEGAGKTIDIQARIENIRKQIEKSTSDYDKEKLQERVAKLSGGVAVLKIGAATEVEMKEKKARVEDALHATRAAVEEGIVPGGGVALLRAATAIKIEGANVDIKQGKKILVRSLEEPIRQIVQNAGLEGSVIVNKVNEGKGAYGYNARTMVYEDLIAAGVIDPTKVARVALENAASVAGLMLMTEAVIAEKKDKNPPAMPQMPGGGMGGMDY, encoded by the coding sequence ATGGCAGCGAAAATTATTACCTATGAATTAGAAGCGCGGTCGGCGCTCAAGCGCGGTGTTGATGCGCTTGCAAACGCAGTGAAGACCACCCTCGGACCCCGCGGCCGTAATGTCGTGATCGAGAAGAAATTCGGCGCTCCGACCGTCACCAAAGACGGCGTCACGGTAGCGAAGGAAGTCGAACTCGAAGACGGTCTTGAGAATATGGGCGCGCAGATGGTGCGTGAAGTCGCCTCGAAGACCAGCGACGTCGCCGGCGACGGTACCACTACCGCCACCGTACTTGCCCAGCAAATCTATGCCGAAGGTTTGAAAGCAGTCACCGCCGGAATGAATCCGGTTGACCTCAAACGCGGTATTGACGATGCAGTCAAGGAAGTGGTTGCCGAACTGAAGAAGATGTCGAAGCCGGTCGGCGGCAAGAAGGAAATCGCCCAAGTCGGTACGATTTCCGCGAATAACGACGAAGAAATTGGCGAATTGATTGCCGATGCGATGGACAAAGTCGGTAAAGACGGCGTCATCACGGTGGAAGAAGCCAAGGGTATCGATACGACGCTCGATGTCGTCGAAGGAATGCAGTTCGATCGTGGTTACATCTCCCCGTACTTCGTAACGAATCCGGATGAGATGGAAGCGGCACTCGAAGACCCGATGATCCTCATCTACGACAAGAAGATTTCCAATATGAAAGACCTCCTCCCGGTATTGGAGAAGGTTGCCCAGCAAGGCCGTGCGCTTATCATCATCTCCGAAGACGTCGAAGGGGAAGCGCTTGCCACGTTAGTCGTTAATAAGCTCCGCGGTACCCTCCGTGTCGCCGCAATCAAGGCACCGGGTTTTGGCGACCGCCGCAAGGCAATGCTCGAAGATATCGCCGTATTGACCGGCGGTCGGGTGATTAGCGAAGAAGCCGGCTTCAAGCTGGAAAATGCGCTGTTGACCGACCTTGGCAAGGCGAAGAAAGTTGTCATCGACAAGGACAATACGACCATTATCGAAGGCGCTGGCAAGACCATCGACATCCAAGCGCGCATCGAAAATATCCGCAAGCAGATCGAGAAGAGCACCAGCGACTACGACAAAGAGAAGTTGCAGGAACGCGTCGCGAAGTTGTCCGGCGGTGTTGCCGTATTGAAGATTGGCGCTGCGACCGAAGTCGAAATGAAGGAAAAGAAGGCCCGCGTCGAAGATGCGCTCCATGCGACCCGTGCCGCAGTGGAAGAAGGCATTGTCCCCGGCGGTGGTGTGGCGTTACTGCGCGCGGCGACTGCGATCAAGATCGAAGGCGCCAATGTCGACATCAAACAGGGCAAGAAAATTCTCGTCCGTTCGTTGGAAGAGCCAATTCGCCAAATCGTTCAGAATGCCGGTCTCGAAGGTTCGGTTATTGTGAATAAGGTGAATGAAGGCAAGGGCGCGTATGGTTACAATGCTCGCACGATGGTCTACGAAGACCTCATCGCGGCTGGCGTGATTGACCCGACCAAGGTTGCCCGCGTCGCCTTGGAAAATGCCGCTTCGGTTGCCGGCTTAATGCTGATGACGGAAGCCGTGATTGCCGAGAAGAAGGATAAGAATCCGCCGGCAATGCCCCAAATGCCCGGTGGCGGTATGGGCGGCATGGACTACTAA